The sequence ACATGAGAGCAGACGAATTTCTAGAACACTATCGACGGGGCGAGCGTAACTTTCGAGGAGTTAATCTACGTGGTATTTATCTCAGAGATGTCCGGTTGCAGGATGTTGACTTAAACTGCGCCGACTTGCGGGGTGCATCTCTGATGAGCGTTGATTTCAGTGGTGCGAACTTGCATCGAGCGGATTTAAGTGGCGCATTCTTAATCCACTCTAATCTCAGTTTTGCTAACTTAACGCAAGCCAATTTGACAAAGGCATTTCTGATTTTGGCAAACTTGCACCAAAGTTGTTTAACTGAGGCTAATTTGAGTCACACCAATTTGACGAAAGCCAATCTTTCCGAGGTAGTTGGGCTTGCTGAAGCTATCCTGGATCAGACTATTTTGACGGGAGCTTTGCTGCCACCGCGATCGCCGCAGGCGAGTCATAGACTATTGCGCTTCAAAGCAACTGTGCTTT is a genomic window of Leptolyngbya sp. 'hensonii' containing:
- a CDS encoding pentapeptide repeat-containing protein, which produces MPKCKTTGNPVKPFHMRADEFLEHYRRGERNFRGVNLRGIYLRDVRLQDVDLNCADLRGASLMSVDFSGANLHRADLSGAFLIHSNLSFANLTQANLTKAFLILANLHQSCLTEANLSHTNLTKANLSEVVGLAEAILDQTILTGALLPPRSPQASHRLLRFKATVLSLTGKLYRMAKPKLSEDRLSNISGTVGETSIGGDSTCLTETYQINRILLD